CGATGTTtgaatagtgttttttttatgtaaaacaaagacagtAACAAACTACAACCTATTTACAGTTTGGtaacttttacacatttactcaATTTCAATTACAAACCACTTTTTCttgttaattgttaattattaaatgccaaaaatataaatgaaaaagaatattttaagtgttttttgtaCTCCGCTTCTTATTATTTAACTTATTATTCATCATAAGGATGGTTTAAAGTTATAGCCATGGGTTAATAAAGAGTGACAACTACTGTTACCAGCTGCTTGTCTACAAAAATCATGTGTATGATAAGCTAAGGAAGTGGAAAAATACTGGAATTGGATGATTGTAATAAATAAGTAGAGAAAGTCAGAAATACTGTTAATAGCTTCAGGACACAAAAATAGATTTCAGCAGCACAAATTGTCAATAAATGAGGTTCCAAACACATAAAAGGCCCAGATACATGAACACTTAAGAGGTAAACAACCAGCAGCAGAATGCTTTATAAGAAACCTGGAAGAATAAAATAACTGTTCCAGTGTGTCCGTCTCTTTGGTGCTTTTCTGTGTAAAACGTCTGTGTGGATGCTGTCGAGATGAAAAATTGCCCTGAAAGGAGCGAAGTGATTGGTAGGTCAGCGTCTGAAGAATGCCCAGTTTCACAGgctgcattaaaacacacaagatgTGCTGAAATTCAGCAGAGCCAGCCAAGCGAGGAGTGTGGGGACATGTTCTGCCCAAACTGGACGAGGCAGATCTGGTTCAGCTGCAGACACTGTTTGTCTCTGGGCAGCACGTTCGTTTGTGCCAATTGTGGTCTGAACTGGGTGGAAGGCTATTTACAAGGCATACAGCTGTTAACGACACACAGCACTGGAGCTCACCACATCATGACTGATGTCCCAgcaggtgtgaagaagaagccCTAAGGCGTTTAAACGTTCTCATTAATGTAAACCAAAGGATGTGCTACACACTTGTTGTGTTTccgctgtccaaatgaatggaagtcaatagaagaatagctgcacaaacctgtgtgtgtatgtgtgtgtttctcatgcATCTTTAAAATGACCTTGGTTGTTGGAAACACTGGACATCAGCATTCGGGGTCTATTATGTTCATTATGTCTGCGTTTGTCTGAggggacactttttttttgtttttaatcaggtGGGCTGGCAGTTGAAGAACTTGGTGAACTCGTTGCGCGGGGATCCTGCAGGTGTGACGCTGACGCTGAAGAAACGCCCGCAGAGCACGCTCACCTCCACGCCGGCCCTCCTCAAGAACATGAGATGGAAGCCATTGGCTCTGCAAGTAAGACGGCTGCTTAAATTCATGCACCAAAAGTGATTCTTCAAATGGCCAAGATAGAAAAGgcaatgtatgtatatatatatatagtatatatatatatatatatatatatgtatatatatgtatatatatgtatatatgtatatatatatatatatatatatatatatatatatacatatatatacaaggTAAACAGTGTTTATCCCAGAATATGTGCAATATTGGCATATTATATACAGAGTGAAAGATATTACACTTCTATGTATACATAATATCATTCAGCCCCTCATATAATGTAAAACAAGTGCCTTAAAACAAAACTTATAGTCTTATAAAATTATACAATTTATACTAGTAAAGACTATCATGTCAGATTTAGGTTTTCCCTTCATCTTTTGATTTGTTTAAGCAGTAGATTTGTTATTACTACATCAACATCACTTTTATTGCATTTGTACCCAAACCTGCTCCTGTTCGTTCTCTAGTTAACGTTTCAGCACTAAGTGGCATCTGCTGTCCTACTTTGGCCAAACCAATTACATTGGAAGGATTGTGTGCCTGAGCCAGGATGGATGGAAGTGAGAGGCATGCGTATAAAAGTAGTCCAGCCTTTCTTTGAGTCCCAGGCCATAGAAAATGTTTTCTCCCTCCCTGAGGCCCTGAAGGCCCAGTCCGGCTCAGCCTCAGCCCCCACTTCACATTCTCACATTCTTGTTCTCCACCTAAATCGAATTTGCTCTCCTGATGGCATTTTAAAGgacaaaaagaggagaaaagataCAAAGACTGTAACGTTTCCTGTACTGAGATGTGACTAAACCTAAGAGAGtgccaaagaaagaaaagaacattgTGCCTCTGACACAcataatgctttttttaagGGGGAAGCGCGCAAGATACACACACTAAATCTCGTTATACTAGTCAGTTGCGAGTTACACTGCATATCAGCATAGTTTGGCACATTAATATTCAGTTCTTCCTCATTTAAAGTCCATGTTTTATCACTGAAAAAGTGTCATCTCGTAATTGGGTGACACCTCATTGACTCTTCAAGTTTAGTtgatgatttttaaacattaaatgagGCACAAAACCTACGATATACATATTTTACTGCACAGGGCGGCACGATATTAGTAACATATGTTATACGCGGTAGCCTTGTTTAGTATTGCCTTGTTTTAGTATAGAAAGAACACGATGGGCGTTAATTAAACTTGACGACGACAATAAAGGtgaataaaactgaataattaaacaatacacggctaaaacaataatgatgatgattataaaACAggattcaacaacaacaacaaaattacATTGAAACAACAGGATGAAATTAGATACACTCACCTCTCTGACATCATAAAATGaaaggggagagggagagcgtCAAGACAATGTTTAGaacaaaaacccacaaagaagaaataaaagggAGGGgcaacacacaataaacacacattaaaagcaGGTATGACAGAtaaaaagatgataaaatgaaatattatacaTGCATTAAGCCTGTTACATATACTGCATAATTTGAAGAGACTATATAGGCTGCGGACAGATTTTCCTTGACCTGAATGAGCAGAATAACTTCTTGTATGCACCAGTGAGAAGTGGAGCATGAGACGCTCATACTGGAGCACGAAGCTCATTCCACGGGATGAATGGTCTCTGAGTGACAGACTGAACCACTGTGAACTTCAAATGTTCAATGTGTTCAATTCCTATAACTGtttccctccttctttctcccactgtctgcctctttctctctccttttattCCCctctttttctcacacacacacacagccaatgTTCCCTCAGAGCcccggcagcggcagcagcgttGCCACGCCCACCAGCACTTTGAGCACTCCGTCCAGGAGGAGCAGCTGCGCCCTGCAGGACCTCTACATACCTCCACCTCCAGCAGAGCCGTACACCCCCAGGTGAACACACACTCGCGTGGGatattaaaggtgcagtgtgtaagagTCAGGGGCTCGTTTCCTCCAGGGGGTTCAgtccagttcagttcagttcggGTCGGTACGGCACAGGACGCCGGACCTCCTCCATTATTGccgctgtgtgtctgtgtcgtgTCCGTCTTTGTGGAATTAACTGGCAAACTACACTGTGTCACACTGGCATGACATTAAGCTATTTACATAGCTGCCGCATATTACGTAATCTATGTAATTTACCTATCCAGCACATACTCCCCCGCAGAGGAAACTGGGTCTGGTTGAGGAGGATAAACtgtatggacaaaagtattcagacgagggactgtaatgatgtattcaaatacatatgcAGCTATAACTgtttccacacttcttggaagactttttGGGAAGTTTtgggaatttgtgtccattcattttGTAGAGAATTTCagaggtcagacactgatgttggacaaAAAATGCCcggttcatcccaaaggtgggGTATGATGGGGTTAAGGGTCAGTGCTCCGTGTGGGCCAGtcaatttcttctttttatagtccttgctttgtgcactggggcacagtcatgttggaatagagaAAAGGACCTTCCCCAGACGGTTGCCACAAAcctggaagcatagcattgtctaAAATGTCAGGGATAGAgtccaaagcctgattgaaacacctgaaatcaatactttttaaaatactaaaataaagtATACTAATACTTTTGTCGATATAGTGTGCCTTGGTTAAAAATGTAACGTGCACTTGCATAAAAAGTTTGGGAATCACCGCGTTGAACTCCAAACGCTGCATCTTTTGAACATATCCATGCTGAAGACGTTACTTCCTACACTCTGGGCGCCCGACGGCATTAAAATAAAAGCGCCGCTTTCCCATTTCTGTCATGGCAGAGACGACAAGGGAAATCTGCCCGGTGACGATCCTCAATCGGACATCCATGTCACAGAGGGATCTGAGTCACCAAACTCCTACCTGGACCAGGAATGTCAGCAGCGATTTCCTTTGGTGGAGGAGGATGCTATATTGTACTGTTACGAGTACGACCAGAACCAGGACGCGTCATCAGTCCGCAGGGGGAGCACTCCCACCTATGGTAAGACCTTGGCTCCCCCATCTGAGGACTCACTGCTGTAATCAAGGCCAGAGCAGGAGCTCAAagccccgtgtgtgtgcgtctgtttgatccctgtgtgtgtgtgtgtgtgtgtgtgtgtgtgggcagctTTGTGATATTAATGTTCCTCTTTGCTCCAGGGAGACTCAGGCCCATCTCAATGCCAGTGGAATATAACTGGGTGGGAGACAATGAAGACCTGGccaagcagaggagagagagtcgTAGAGGTGAGTGGGAGGCAGTGggggagcgagggagagagagagagaaaggaggacacagaaaggaaggaaggaaagaaggaggacagagagggacagagggagctGAGGTGAGTGGGTGGATATCACATAATATCCTCACCCGCTCAGAATACAAGGATGAGCTGGCCTGTCAGAAGCGATAACATGCTGGATATCAGTTCCCGCCTCTATCTCCTCCATATGTTCATTATCTGTCACtgcttcttttctcctctccctctttccctctcgcTCTCAGTTTTgcagtttctctgtgtttcgATAGAAAAAGTGCACCGTTGCTTTGGCAACAGCTGAAATAAATTTTCAGAGACGTTCCTACAGTGACCGCCGAGCTTGGCGGTaaacagagggggaggagaccGAGCGGCTTTATTTCAGTCTCAAAGACAAACTTGAGTGACGTGTCTGTTCCCTCTGGGGATGATGCTGATACAGTGTGCTGCTTCTTTTGGGCCTTTCAGTAAAGTGAGGGGAGCTATGTTTATCTACAAGAGATATTTGGAACTTCTGAGGCCTCTCTGCCAGACATCAGCTCTTCTTTGTGgattatttttaacaaatttgtCTCAAAAATGCTAGCGTCCGCTGATTGCACTTGTCTTGCAGTAAATTACGAAGACAGATTATCATCTCTGTGCGCGCAAGATTGAAACACCTCTGTACTGAGAAAACTGTCGCTGTCACTCATGTGCAGCTCATAGGCTTACTCATTATTATACAGCATGAACTCCTTTGGCAGTGGTTTGAATCCAACAGACACATTTATAATTAAGAGTGACACACACTATAGCCATAAGCTACCGAGATTGTGCGGCAATCTTATGATACAAATGCAGTCTGTGGAAccatttttgtgtaaaaaggatattatttaaagctgcagtgtgtaactgtagatcattttgttgttattccGCCTCTATTTAGTCCTCATGAGCAGAAAAGATTGAATATTAATTCTATGCAATGTCgctgtcagacctgactgagggagcgtttgtgtgtatacaccagaaGTGACGGGTGGGCGGGGACAGGAAGCATGATATTTTCATCGTCTTAAACTTTTTGTGGCCGCAGCTTAATGTTTTTAGTCGTACTTTAACCTCTTggcagtcgtctcactttacttgtGCATCGCTGCTGGTGCCTCCATCAGTCTTGgcagaaaacaaaagcacttcCTGTTGGCAGGGTGGGAGTGTCATCTGCTGTAGGATATAAGTATCATTCTATTTCATGAGGGTCTGTGCACCTCTGTTTTTGTCCCAGCAGAAAATTCCTTGTTGCGTTTCGCGAGTGAAGACAAAAGGCCCGCAGAGGACTTCCTGCTGGGACGCAGTCTGAGCCAGAACAGGAGGAAGACTGAGCGTGGAGGCAGCCCCACCCATTACACACTCATCCCCGCCCTGCAGATGGAAGTCTCCATGTCCACGTCCAGCTCTGACTCTGCGTCCCTCTACCATGTCAGTTCCTTGTTGTCTGACGAGTTTAAAGACGGGAGCATGAACGAGCTCTGAACATGTCCGCGTGACGTCATTCTCTTTTTGGTTTCCGTTGCAGGTGTTTGAGCGATCCTCGCTGCTGTCCAGGTCAAAGAAGAACAAGATCAAAGGTGCGAGGAGTTTGAACACAATCAGGTGCTTCACGaggagcatttttttaaaatattcttccgtttttgtttccctttttagTTGAAAGCCCGATGTCCTCAGTCAGTAAGCGGAGGATTTCCTGCAGGGACCTGGGTCAGGGTGACTGTGTGGGCTGGCTGTGGAAAAAGAAGGACGCTAAGACATATTTTTCACAGAAATGGAAGAAGTATTGGTTCATCCTAAAAGACACGTGTCTCTACTGGTACATGAACGAGGAGGTGAGTAACATTTCTAAAACCACAGAATTAAGAGTTTTGTTCTTGGTGTCGAGGTTTGATTTCGCTCTGCTTTTGTTTATCAAAGGACGAGAAAGCCGAGGGCTTTGTCAACCTCCCGGAGTTCAAGATCGATCGTGCAACTGAGTGCAGGAGGAAGTTGTGAGTGGACACCTAATATCAAACTTTTTATATTCATACGTCTTTTCCATTCAGCCTTTGTGAATCCAGGCACATGATAAACCTGCAGAATTTTAGTGTgcatacagaaaaacaaattctttattcattattgtgattttatGTAGAATATTAGTTTAAATGatcttaacctaaacctaaactaCATTACCAAAACTGAAGTTGTAAGATTAATTGTTGCTGcagaaattggaaaaaaaaaagatctacccctgcatttcctcttcctcctcctcctccttcattggTTTGTGAATCAGATTTATGTGGGCGGAGTCTTCCTGTAATAAACCCTCCCTCGGCCTTCAAATGCAGAACACAAATGTGTTCGAGCTGTTGGAGAAACATGTCGTCAAAGATAGCctcctccataaagcaaggctcCTGCATTAAAAGGTTTATTTCAAggctgtgaaaaacaaacaatttttattttgaggCAATTACATACTTCAAAAATGagaattgtatatatatatatacatatatatatatacatatatatatatatatgtatatatatatatatacatatatatatatatgtatatatataaaacatctGTTATGCCAAAACATgccaaaatgaatcaataaagaGAGCTGTCTTGTTATTCAAGGTCTTGCTGTTTTGCGTCAGGCTAAATGAATGTATGTCTAATCATGAACCAGTTGATCTTGGCAGTCGCCTCTATTCATATGTTAATGGCTGCTATAAGTTCCCGTGCGTGAGTTCACATTTGCTTCCCCTTTCAGTGCTTTCAAGGCTTGCCATCCGAAGATAAAAACCTTCTACTTTGCAGCGGAAAATGTAGACGACATGTCCCGGTGAGTTTCTGCGGCCCGTGAGAGTCACATTATACACTCTGACGCCATCTATTGTCCACACCATACCTTCACACACACCGACCCTCTATAGCTGGACTGCCCACTCTATTTAAAACTGAGCATTTATGTGAGGTGATTGGTCAAAAAGAGgggcgtacacacacacacacacacacacacacacacacacacacacagtgtgtgcacagtgttgtgttgcatGCCAAGCAGCTGTGCGTCATGATGGTTTGTCTCCCACACAGGTGGCTGAGTCGTCTCAGTGTGGTGGTAGCAGGATACTCCGAGCAGGAGAAAATGCACAAGGACCAAGGTGAGATTAGTCACAGTTACCGTTTCCCCAGAGTAACTTTCCACatgtggcagttatttacaacttactgcatgttaaaatagtgtattaacaatttagaatgaagaaaaacaaatcgttttatttagaaaaaacactgtaaacatgcGTGTTAAATGTggaatttgaacagtataacacacatttaaaaatgacttgtctttgtctcaatgtccaaaaacagggacattaccgtaataaccacactcTGAGTGTCCAGATATCACTGGGATTTTTCCGATTacacaaaccgttgcgtaatCGCGGCAATGCGCGTTCGCAAACGTGTCATGTGCgtgacacattttgtttaaCAGCGTACTTGCGTTGCCCATTACCCAATAAATACTGCAGTTTATTTCTAGCTCAGCAGCAGAGCGCTTTACCGCCTCTGCTCTGTATCACTTTGACGTCACACCTGCGTCAAGCGTCTCTGCTTTGTGTTGTATAGAAATGtgcaaaatattattttgaaataataataacccctTATACCCATGATCTATTTAGAGGAGCCTATGTAGGAACCTGGTGGGCGAGTGAGAGCAGGTTTGTCATTGATTTTAAGAGGCTTCTTCCTTCTCTAACAAGTTGTTAAATTAGATTCTTTACACCTCCAGATGACTTAGCAGGGAGTTCTCACATCTTAGATTTATCCTCACCTTCCATATTACTCATGTGCGTCACACCTACATTACACCAACACAAGCAAACTTTATGACACTGCAACATGTGTTGTGGTCACTTCTACTGCATTTAAAGCGGCGGTGCGTTCACGTGttggtgatttttctttttaattgtttacaaatcacttcctgtgtgcggtgTGGGAATGTCAGTGTGGGCACCATGACAGGAAACAgggagagagtcgtgtggagctgaatGGATatatcgattaatcgattagttgattattttctcgattaatcgtttggtccataaaatatcagaaaaccttaaaaaaaatcgATTGATCGGTGTCcgtcaaacctggaagtgatgatgttctcaaatgtcttgttttgtccacaaaccaaaatgactcacttttaatgattgctttgaaataatgaagaaaatactcacatttaagaagcttaaacaatctgaaatcttgttttttttttttaaccgattaatcgattatcaaaagaATTTGTCTGTGAGTTTTAAATAGGAATGAAAcatgatactgtgtgtgtgtgtgtttgggacaGATTACTGGAGTGAGAGTGATCACGAGGACATGGAAATGCCCTCGATGTCAAAACAGGACAGTCCACCACCACCTTATGACACCTTTCCCAGAGCAtcctcagtgagtgtgtgagcctGTAGttgaataaatacagtacatatccCTCACTGTGCCTCATTATTGACTTTattgacatttctgtgtttgtaggtGAGTCCATACCTGGAACCAAAACGTAgccatctctcctcctccgaCACATTCCAGTCCCGTTCCTCTCATGAGGACTATCACTCCGAGCCTCACGaaggcagcaacagcaacaacagcgtCTCCCCCGGgcagaagaccagcagccaTCGAAACTCGTGGCAGGACCAGATGGAGGGCAACACGAGGATGCACTACCTCCAGACGTTTCCCGTGGACGAGCCCCTGCTCTCTGATGACAGGGACCAGCTGCCGATGGAGTATCGCAAGGAGTCCACGCTGCCTGCAGCACGCAGCCTGCTGCAAGAACAATACCGGGCCATGCCTCTGCCCCTCCGAGCCAGTATCGACTCGGAGACGGGGGGGAAACCCCGCAGTTTCACGCTCCCCAGGGACAGTGGGCTCCACGCTATCCTCGCcgcctctgctgctgtttcagatCCACGAGAGAACCAGCACTATCAGCTGGACCGAGTCAGAGACACAGGTCAGATTCCGTTGCGCCATAAGAGCAGACGTTTCAATTAAATACCACGTTTAAGActactctatgttgcacatacacacatcggTAAATCACCACCTCATAACAAGGAGGGGAAATACAGACAAACGGATTTTAACCCCAAACAAAggctcagtcagtcagtcagtcatcatctaaccgctttatcctcaaccagagagtcgcggggggtgccgtgccaatctcagctacatcgggcgataggcggggtacaccctggacagttcgccagtccatcacagggccacacagatagagacaaacaaccattcactctcacactcactcctatggtcaatttagagtgtccaatttacctaatccccacattgcatgtttttggactgtgggagaacccGGAgggaacccacgcacacacggggagaacatgcaaactccatgcagaaaggcccttgttccaaccggggctcgaacccgggtcttctcgctgcaaggcgagagtgctaaccactacaccaccgtgtggccctaaaCAAAGGCTCACCagatcaaaaaataaatatcttaagaataatttgctaattaaataaaagacacaaacatgtcctTGGGATATCAAAGACTGAAGCAGGGATTGATGTGTTGTTCCTTGTGTAGCCGTTCACAGCAACAACGCTCTGAACGAGCCTGAAAGCTGATCAGACAGAGCTCACCCTGACTCAACCCTTTTCTAATTGTCTAATTTGCAGACATTACGTGCACGACGACGACCACGTGGCCTAATTTGCCGCCAGTTATTTTATTACCGCCGCTAACGGGCAGTTAGTGTCTGCTCATGTCAGAGGTCGAATGCTGCCTATTATTCCTTTAGCCGATTGAATTTGAAGCAACCTTATTTGCTGCGCCTCAAAGACCTCCAGGGCATGTGTCTATGTGAGATGAAATGTAGTGTCTTATTTGATCGTGATTTATCTTGGCAgtgcac
This genomic stretch from Solea senegalensis isolate Sse05_10M linkage group LG13, IFAPA_SoseM_1, whole genome shotgun sequence harbors:
- the LOC122779986 gene encoding connector enhancer of kinase suppressor of ras 2-like isoform X7 produces the protein MALVMEPVSKWSFGQVVDWMKGLDDCLQQYIKTFEQEKVGGDQLLRITHQELEDLGVSRIGHQELVLEAVDLLCALNYGLETENLKTLSHKLNASAKNLQNFITGRRRSSHYDGRATHKLPNDFLTSVVDLIAAAKSLLAWLDRSPFAAVADYSLTRNNVIQLCLELTTIVQQDCSVYETENKILHVCKTLSGVCDHIISLSSDPMVSQAAHLEVVQLPNTKSTEGLGMYIKSTYDGLHVITGTTEGSVADRCKKIHAGDEVIQVNHQTVVGWQLKNLVNSLRGDPAGVTLTLKKRPQSTLTSTPALLKNMRWKPLALQPMFPQSPGSGSSVATPTSTLSTPSRRSSCALQDLYIPPPPAEPYTPRDDKGNLPGDDPQSDIHVTEGSESPNSYLDQECQQRFPLVEEDAILYCYEYDQNQDASSVRRGSTPTYENSLLRFASEDKRPAEDFLLGRSLSQNRRKTERGGSPTHYTLIPALQMEVSMSTSSSDSASLYHVFERSSLLSRSKKNKIKVESPMSSVSKRRISCRDLGQGDCVGWLWKKKDAKTYFSQKWKKYWFILKDTCLYWYMNEEDEKAEGFVNLPEFKIDRATECRRKFAFKACHPKIKTFYFAAENVDDMSRWLSRLSVVVAGYSEQEKMHKDQDYWSESDHEDMEMPSMSKQDSPPPPYDTFPRASSVSPYLEPKRSHLSSSDTFQSRSSHEDYHSEPHEGSNSNNSVSPGQKTSSHRNSWQDQMEGNTRMHYLQTFPVDEPLLSDDRDQLPMEYRKESTLPAARSLLQEQYRAMPLPLRASIDSETGGKPRSFTLPRDSGLHAILAASAAVSDPRENQHYQLDRVRDTGHGRDCRMQADSLGDLYRALERTSLSSSADHRSAGRLEYKRSFVRRVNDPLLNDKLHRLRILHSSLKDVPLQDTNQSLGFLG
- the LOC122779986 gene encoding connector enhancer of kinase suppressor of ras 2-like isoform X1 — encoded protein: MALVMEPVSKWSFGQVVDWMKGLDDCLQQYIKTFEQEKVGGDQLLRITHQELEDLGVSRIGHQELVLEAVDLLCALNYGLETENLKTLSHKLNASAKNLQNFITGRRRSSHYDGRATHKLPNDFLTSVVDLIAAAKSLLAWLDRCSFFFRSPFAAVADYSLTRNNVIQLCLELTTIVQQDCSVYETENKILHVCKTLSGVCDHIISLSSDPMVSQAAHLEVVQLPNTKSTEGLGMYIKSTYDGLHVITGTTEGSVADRCKKIHAGDEVIQVNHQTVVGWQLKNLVNSLRGDPAGVTLTLKKRPQSTLTSTPALLKNMRWKPLALQPMFPQSPGSGSSVATPTSTLSTPSRRSSCALQDLYIPPPPAEPYTPRDDKGNLPGDDPQSDIHVTEGSESPNSYLDQECQQRFPLVEEDAILYCYEYDQNQDASSVRRGSTPTYGRLRPISMPVEYNWVGDNEDLAKQRRESRRAENSLLRFASEDKRPAEDFLLGRSLSQNRRKTERGGSPTHYTLIPALQMEVSMSTSSSDSASLYHVFERSSLLSRSKKNKIKVESPMSSVSKRRISCRDLGQGDCVGWLWKKKDAKTYFSQKWKKYWFILKDTCLYWYMNEEDEKAEGFVNLPEFKIDRATECRRKFAFKACHPKIKTFYFAAENVDDMSRWLSRLSVVVAGYSEQEKMHKDQDYWSESDHEDMEMPSMSKQDSPPPPYDTFPRASSVSPYLEPKRSHLSSSDTFQSRSSHEDYHSEPHEGSNSNNSVSPGQKTSSHRNSWQDQMEGNTRMHYLQTFPVDEPLLSDDRDQLPMEYRKESTLPAARSLLQEQYRAMPLPLRASIDSETGGKPRSFTLPRDSGLHAILAASAAVSDPRENQHYQLDRVRDTGHGRDCRMQADSLGDLYRALERTSLSSSADHRSAGRLEYKRSFVRRVNDPLLNDKLHRLRILHSSLKDVPLQDTNQSLGFLG
- the LOC122779986 gene encoding connector enhancer of kinase suppressor of ras 2-like isoform X2; its protein translation is MALVMEPVSKWSFGQVVDWMKGLDDCLQQYIKTFEQEKVGGDQLLRITHQELEDLGVSRIGHQELVLEAVDLLCALNYGLETENLKTLSHKLNASAKNLQNFITGRRRSSHYDGRATHKLPNDFLTSVVDLIAAAKSLLAWLDRCSFFFRSPFAAVADYSLTRNNVIQLCLELTTIVQQDCSVYETENKILHVCKTLSGVCDHIISLSSDPMVSQAAHLEVVQLPNTKSTEGLGMYIKSTYDGLHVITGTTEGSVADRCKKIHAGDEVIQVNHQTVVGWQLKNLVNSLRGDPAGVTLTLKKRPQSTLTSTPALLKNMRWKPLALQPMFPQSPGSGSSVATPTSTLSTPSRRSSCALQDLYIPPPPAEPYTPRDDKGNLPGDDPQSDIHVTEGSESPNSYLDQECQQRFPLVEEDAILYCYEYDQNQDASSVRRGSTPTYGRLRPISMPVEYNWVGDNEDLAKQRRESRRENSLLRFASEDKRPAEDFLLGRSLSQNRRKTERGGSPTHYTLIPALQMEVSMSTSSSDSASLYHVFERSSLLSRSKKNKIKVESPMSSVSKRRISCRDLGQGDCVGWLWKKKDAKTYFSQKWKKYWFILKDTCLYWYMNEEDEKAEGFVNLPEFKIDRATECRRKFAFKACHPKIKTFYFAAENVDDMSRWLSRLSVVVAGYSEQEKMHKDQDYWSESDHEDMEMPSMSKQDSPPPPYDTFPRASSVSPYLEPKRSHLSSSDTFQSRSSHEDYHSEPHEGSNSNNSVSPGQKTSSHRNSWQDQMEGNTRMHYLQTFPVDEPLLSDDRDQLPMEYRKESTLPAARSLLQEQYRAMPLPLRASIDSETGGKPRSFTLPRDSGLHAILAASAAVSDPRENQHYQLDRVRDTGHGRDCRMQADSLGDLYRALERTSLSSSADHRSAGRLEYKRSFVRRVNDPLLNDKLHRLRILHSSLKDVPLQDTNQSLGFLG